One segment of Leptospira fainei serovar Hurstbridge str. BUT 6 DNA contains the following:
- a CDS encoding TfoX/Sxy family protein — MSSFLEYAQDRLKVCGPITVKAMFGGYGVYSGNRIFGMIVNDLLYFKVGPGNQAEYEAASMSPFTYDGKNGKPVRMSYWQVPEEILEDDEDLRFWFRKAMAEAAKAAAPKKKVPIKKSPPKKKGIAKKKLPAKKKKVAKKKIVAKKKSAKKR; from the coding sequence ATGAGTTCTTTTTTAGAATATGCCCAAGATCGTTTAAAAGTTTGCGGTCCAATTACGGTAAAAGCGATGTTCGGAGGTTATGGAGTCTATTCCGGAAATCGTATCTTCGGAATGATCGTAAACGATCTCCTTTATTTTAAAGTCGGTCCGGGTAACCAAGCCGAATACGAAGCCGCGAGCATGTCTCCGTTCACATACGACGGCAAAAATGGGAAGCCGGTCCGCATGTCCTATTGGCAAGTTCCCGAGGAAATCTTAGAAGATGACGAAGATCTTCGTTTCTGGTTCCGAAAAGCAATGGCGGAAGCGGCAAAGGCGGCTGCCCCTAAAAAGAAAGTACCGATAAAAAAATCTCCGCCGAAGAAAAAGGGAATCGCGAAAAAGAAACTTCCAGCCAAAAAGAAAAAGGTCGCTAAAAAGAAGATCGTAGCTAAGAAGAAGTCTGCAAAGAAACGCTAG
- a CDS encoding helix-turn-helix domain-containing protein translates to MINLLHSKINYRKYSVLIILLKFLLLFFLTQTYLLFPLNAESPVRIDDGVRSLNVSTHVEYRHRDRKFTSCTIDNLKGLQAFEWYLNPIEDVLRVRRTSNGVWLRLTVRNESDVPLDRRILFNSINVPKAELCYQSEKGEFRRLEITDNSDAFYNEIVSPRPNFRIRFPAKTQYVLYIHLDAYEELTYVNFPLTLLDEGAFHEMVVWKRVIFSAILGIYLFAVGLNIYYSRKLQAGIFLSLAAYMTVLFFGFYFLHGRSIHSWIGWENKISFYSYYLFLTVFFLSLFGYLFHLARFFELKNKSVLFFTIGCLFSYSFVLIPLVKNFAEERFFLLAGGFGILAYYFYRVHSNLIVKNSFQIRLYLLSWLLFISCFFIKASYHFDYAPYNWLIVFSFLILYPLHAVVTTYSLSRIISEGLWISLPAKSFVRKSKIGSIDINQTVSKLKELLETDKIFLKHSLKEEHLARELGIGAHQLSEVVRMQFHTTFPNLINSYRIEEAKRLLIEDPGMSTNEVRIKAGYSSKSAFHLEFKKATNTNPNAFRRKAILGDSNSRKNGREISV, encoded by the coding sequence ATGATAAACTTGTTACATTCGAAAATTAATTATAGAAAGTATTCAGTTTTGATAATTCTTCTGAAATTTCTTCTTTTGTTTTTCTTGACTCAAACATACTTACTTTTCCCGTTGAATGCAGAATCTCCTGTCCGAATCGATGACGGGGTTCGCAGCCTGAACGTTAGTACCCATGTGGAATATAGACATCGTGATCGGAAATTCACTTCATGCACGATCGATAATCTCAAAGGTTTGCAGGCTTTCGAGTGGTACTTAAATCCGATCGAAGACGTTTTGCGGGTGAGGCGGACATCCAACGGCGTTTGGTTGCGGTTAACCGTTCGGAACGAGTCGGATGTGCCGTTGGATAGACGAATTCTTTTTAATTCGATTAACGTTCCCAAAGCCGAACTATGCTACCAGTCCGAGAAAGGTGAATTCCGCAGGCTTGAAATAACCGATAATTCCGACGCCTTTTATAACGAGATCGTCTCTCCGCGCCCTAACTTCCGTATTCGCTTTCCTGCAAAAACGCAATACGTGTTATACATTCATTTGGATGCTTATGAAGAATTGACCTACGTAAATTTTCCTTTAACTCTCTTGGACGAGGGGGCCTTTCATGAGATGGTGGTTTGGAAACGTGTTATTTTTTCCGCTATTCTCGGGATTTATTTGTTCGCAGTCGGCTTGAATATCTATTATTCGCGCAAGCTGCAAGCCGGCATATTTCTTTCTCTTGCGGCTTATATGACCGTCTTATTTTTCGGATTCTATTTTCTCCACGGCCGTTCCATTCATTCTTGGATTGGTTGGGAAAACAAAATAAGCTTTTATTCGTACTATCTATTTTTAACCGTATTCTTTCTCTCCCTGTTCGGTTACCTTTTTCATCTTGCTCGATTCTTTGAACTTAAAAACAAGTCGGTTCTCTTTTTTACCATCGGATGCCTATTCAGTTATTCCTTTGTTCTCATACCGCTCGTTAAAAATTTCGCCGAAGAAAGATTCTTCCTCTTAGCCGGAGGTTTCGGGATTTTAGCTTACTATTTCTATCGAGTTCATTCTAATCTGATAGTAAAGAATAGCTTCCAGATACGACTCTATCTACTTTCTTGGCTTTTGTTTATTAGTTGTTTCTTCATTAAAGCCAGTTATCACTTCGATTATGCGCCGTATAATTGGCTCATCGTTTTTTCTTTTTTGATTTTGTATCCGTTGCATGCCGTAGTGACGACCTATTCCTTATCCCGTATAATTTCGGAAGGATTATGGATTTCCCTTCCTGCGAAATCCTTTGTAAGAAAAAGCAAAATCGGCTCGATCGATATCAATCAAACGGTATCGAAATTAAAAGAATTGCTGGAGACGGATAAAATTTTCCTAAAACATTCTTTAAAGGAAGAGCATTTGGCTAGGGAACTGGGAATCGGCGCGCACCAGCTTTCCGAAGTAGTTCGCATGCAATTTCATACGACCTTTCCCAATTTAATTAATTCCTATCGCATCGAAGAGGCAAAGCGATTATTAATCGAAGATCCCGGGATGTCTACGAATGAAGTGCGAATCAAGGCAGGGTATAGCTCTAAATCCGCATTTCATCTGGAGTTTAAAAAGGCGACGAACACAAATCCGAACGCCTTCCGCCGAAAAGCCATTCTTGGTGATAGCAACAGTAGAAAAAATGGACGGGAGATTTCGGTTTGA
- a CDS encoding LA_3150 family lipoprotein, which yields MKSILIKTLIIALSFGYVGCSNKGKTNDSDYSGLLASILAAPAPDGTKSVVKITQLDSVSWTGVCFDSFTIGNSGVSASGTDFFNATLGALQSAPPLVLEKTSKSTCSTLGFPGGITQRSTDNNFNYKVYYCNPDVGVCTFSAIQAAGF from the coding sequence ATGAAATCAATATTAATTAAAACATTAATCATCGCTTTATCCTTCGGATACGTCGGATGTAGCAATAAGGGTAAAACGAACGATTCGGATTATAGCGGATTGCTAGCGTCGATTTTAGCGGCGCCCGCACCCGATGGAACCAAATCCGTCGTGAAAATCACGCAGCTCGATTCGGTATCCTGGACAGGAGTTTGTTTCGATAGCTTTACCATTGGAAACAGCGGCGTCAGTGCTTCGGGAACGGATTTTTTTAACGCGACTCTGGGAGCTTTGCAAAGTGCGCCTCCTTTAGTTCTGGAAAAGACTTCCAAATCCACCTGCTCGACTTTGGGATTTCCCGGAGGGATCACTCAAAGAAGCACGGACAATAACTTCAATTACAAAGTTTATTATTGTAATCCGGACGTAGGAGTCTGTACTTTCAGCGCCATACAAGCCGCCGGTTTCTAA
- a CDS encoding efflux RND transporter permease subunit — protein sequence MEFLTAIVRWSLHNRLAIIVFSILLFGIGVDSARRLKIDAVPDITNVQVQIITTAPALSTLEIEQYVTYPIERAVSGIPKLQEVRSVSRYGFSIVTIVFEEGADLYLSRQLVSEKLVDVSSQIPKNYGAPQIGPISTGLGEVYQFILKSKTHSLTELTTYLNWFVNPVLKTVHGVVEVNTFGGKVKQYRIVVDISKIAALGLGVKDVSDAVLVNNTSTGGGYIEKSKEHLVIGTDGLLKGREDFYRISIGKTPDGFPIYLSSVARVEEGYRLRKGGATMEGKGEVVGAIALMLVNENSLEVTDGIKKKLEEIKKTLPAGMEIEPFYDRSIMVKNTINTVLWNLGEGAFLVIIVLFLMIGDLRSGLVIAVTIPFAMLFAISIMRFRDLPANLMSMGAIDFGLIVDGAVILVENSFRRLLELAKEKGRRLTFEERRETILTATIEVRKATIFGEIIIAVVYLPILTLSGTEGKMFIPMALTVLFALLGAFFLTLTLIPVLASYFLDPKIHQEEETALFRKISRIYRPFLEKAMGNSKRVILSALGAFALAIIGFVFMGAEFIPTMDEGSILLEILRLPSSSLQQSLDTSMKIEKALLAKFPEITSIVSKTGSPELANEPMGLDKTDVFLELKPRKEWRFTKQEFEEEISKTVSESVPEVAFGISQPIQMRTNEMIAGIRSDVGIKIFGEELATLKALAEKIATISRGVEGVADLRIEQLSGLEYLRIRPKREAMARYGYNVNDVNQIAESLASGYPVGILFEGQKRFEITVVSDWKLENDLGSLRALPVGTKGKIVPFGELADVSIEDGPVQINHENQYRLALVQFNVRGSDMLSTVRRVDDRIRSKIVFPPGYRYELGGEFKKYNSARSTLLLVVPITLVVIFLFLYLAFREPSPALLIFLNVPFAITGGVFSLLLRGMPFSIPAGIGFIALFGIAILNGLVLVTFAREEEIDGSDSVTAIKKAAEHRLRPVITTALLASIGFLPMALSTSPGAEVQRPLATVVIGGLISASLLTLIVIPVVYARFIHRVKRGKG from the coding sequence ATGGAATTCTTAACCGCCATCGTCCGCTGGAGTCTCCACAACCGTCTTGCAATCATAGTCTTTTCGATACTGCTTTTCGGTATCGGGGTCGATTCTGCGAGGCGATTAAAAATCGATGCCGTTCCGGATATAACAAACGTTCAGGTACAGATTATAACAACCGCACCGGCCTTGTCGACTTTGGAAATCGAACAGTATGTAACTTATCCGATAGAGAGAGCAGTATCAGGAATTCCTAAATTACAAGAAGTACGGTCGGTTTCCAGATACGGCTTTTCGATCGTCACGATCGTTTTCGAAGAAGGAGCGGACTTATATCTGAGTCGCCAACTCGTTAGCGAGAAATTAGTGGACGTATCCAGTCAGATTCCTAAAAACTACGGGGCTCCTCAGATCGGCCCGATCTCTACGGGATTGGGAGAGGTATATCAATTTATTCTAAAGAGTAAAACCCATTCGTTAACCGAACTTACGACTTATTTAAACTGGTTCGTCAACCCCGTTTTGAAGACGGTTCACGGAGTCGTTGAAGTTAATACCTTCGGTGGAAAGGTTAAGCAGTATAGAATCGTCGTCGATATATCGAAAATCGCAGCGTTGGGTTTGGGTGTGAAGGACGTTTCCGATGCGGTGTTAGTCAATAATACTTCGACAGGCGGCGGGTACATCGAAAAAAGTAAGGAGCACCTCGTGATCGGGACGGACGGACTCTTGAAAGGTCGGGAGGACTTTTATAGAATTTCGATCGGAAAAACTCCGGACGGGTTTCCTATTTATCTTTCGTCGGTGGCGAGGGTTGAGGAAGGATACCGTCTCCGTAAAGGAGGAGCAACGATGGAAGGGAAGGGGGAAGTAGTCGGCGCGATCGCTTTAATGTTGGTTAACGAAAATTCTTTGGAAGTAACCGACGGGATTAAGAAAAAGCTGGAGGAAATAAAGAAGACTCTACCTGCAGGGATGGAGATCGAACCCTTTTATGACAGATCCATAATGGTTAAAAATACGATCAATACCGTTTTATGGAATTTGGGGGAAGGTGCATTTCTTGTCATCATCGTCTTATTTTTAATGATCGGCGATCTGCGCTCCGGCTTAGTCATCGCCGTTACGATTCCGTTTGCGATGTTGTTTGCAATCTCCATAATGAGGTTTCGCGATTTACCGGCCAATTTGATGTCGATGGGAGCGATCGATTTCGGACTCATCGTGGACGGTGCCGTCATTTTGGTGGAGAATTCGTTTCGACGATTATTGGAATTAGCCAAGGAAAAGGGTCGAAGACTTACTTTCGAAGAGAGAAGAGAAACGATTCTTACGGCAACGATAGAAGTTAGGAAGGCGACTATTTTCGGAGAGATCATCATCGCAGTAGTTTATCTTCCGATTCTCACCTTATCCGGAACGGAAGGGAAGATGTTTATCCCGATGGCGTTAACGGTTTTGTTTGCGCTCTTAGGCGCGTTCTTTCTAACGTTAACGCTTATACCGGTGTTAGCTTCCTACTTTTTGGATCCTAAAATTCATCAAGAAGAAGAAACGGCGCTCTTCAGAAAAATCAGCCGCATATATAGGCCTTTTTTGGAGAAGGCGATGGGGAATTCAAAACGAGTTATCCTCTCCGCACTGGGAGCTTTTGCTCTGGCCATTATCGGGTTCGTATTCATGGGTGCGGAGTTTATTCCGACCATGGATGAAGGTTCCATACTACTGGAAATATTACGTTTACCTTCCAGTTCTCTGCAGCAATCTTTAGACACTTCCATGAAGATTGAAAAAGCCTTACTGGCAAAATTTCCCGAAATTACAAGCATCGTTTCCAAGACCGGATCGCCTGAGCTCGCAAACGAACCGATGGGGCTGGATAAAACGGATGTGTTTTTGGAATTGAAACCGCGCAAAGAATGGAGGTTCACCAAACAGGAGTTCGAAGAGGAAATTTCCAAAACGGTTTCCGAATCGGTTCCGGAAGTCGCTTTCGGAATTTCTCAGCCGATTCAGATGAGAACGAACGAAATGATTGCTGGGATTCGATCCGATGTGGGGATTAAAATCTTCGGGGAAGAATTAGCAACGTTGAAAGCTCTAGCGGAAAAGATAGCGACGATCTCTAGAGGAGTCGAGGGAGTCGCCGACCTGCGCATCGAACAACTTTCGGGATTGGAGTATTTACGGATTCGTCCTAAACGGGAAGCTATGGCAAGATACGGGTATAACGTAAACGACGTGAATCAAATCGCGGAGTCCTTAGCATCCGGATATCCCGTCGGCATCTTATTCGAAGGGCAGAAACGTTTTGAAATTACGGTCGTTTCCGATTGGAAATTGGAGAATGATTTGGGAAGTCTTCGCGCCCTGCCGGTGGGCACGAAAGGAAAGATCGTGCCTTTCGGGGAGCTTGCCGACGTTTCTATCGAAGACGGTCCTGTCCAGATCAACCATGAAAATCAATATCGATTGGCGCTTGTGCAATTCAACGTAAGAGGGAGCGACATGCTCAGTACGGTACGGAGGGTGGATGATCGCATCAGATCCAAAATCGTTTTCCCTCCGGGCTATCGTTATGAGTTGGGAGGAGAGTTCAAAAAATACAATTCGGCTCGTTCGACTCTTCTGCTTGTCGTTCCGATCACCTTGGTGGTCATTTTCCTTTTTCTATATTTAGCGTTTCGCGAACCTTCTCCGGCGCTATTAATCTTCTTGAACGTTCCTTTTGCGATTACCGGCGGAGTATTTTCTCTTCTGCTAAGGGGGATGCCGTTCAGCATTCCTGCAGGAATAGGATTTATAGCCTTGTTCGGAATCGCGATTTTGAACGGACTCGTCTTGGTCACGTTTGCCAGAGAGGAGGAAATTGATGGGTCAGACTCGGTAACCGCAATCAAAAAAGCGGCGGAGCATCGGTTACGTCCCGTAATCACGACCGCATTACTTGCGTCCATCGGGTTTCTACCGATGGCATTGTCGACTTCGCCGGGAGCGGAAGTGCAACGACCTTTAGCTACGGTAGTGATCGGCGGACTTATCAGCGCAAGTCTTTTAACGTTGATCGTTATTCCGGTCGTATACGCGAGGTTTATTCATAGAGTGAAACGAGGAAAGGGATAG
- a CDS encoding efflux RND transporter periplasmic adaptor subunit, which produces MKRIILSALLIAFVVSGSYFLYKKFLKSKTKSLHSEMSDSPEPGAGSVTLDKEQLDLFHITTVRIEKRNFRRTISLIGEVAPVPDRIIEVPARVAGRIVTVKFVEGSQVSKGQLLAVLDSPDLARLRSAYNSAKTRHSAASQNVDRVRNLVSMKLAAKQEEIDAEANLKVIAADLKASEENLRANGLEPGEETTGKYYIHSPIAGIVLNRNALPGAMVPGTQNLATIGNISELWFMAKIFEADLGKVTEGDKADVVLNSYPDLLFEGVLEHIGEQVDIASRTVHARLVFKNKGRKAKIGLFGTAKVVTDTGSGILVPESSIFKISNSDYVFIRKDSDTYIPKIVRVANSEDGMVEILNGLDPGEEVVTQGVFELKSLLLKSSFGEEG; this is translated from the coding sequence ATGAAACGCATCATTCTATCAGCATTACTTATCGCGTTCGTCGTAAGTGGTTCGTATTTTTTATATAAGAAATTTTTAAAATCGAAAACGAAATCGCTTCATTCGGAAATGTCAGATTCGCCGGAACCCGGTGCCGGATCCGTCACTCTGGATAAAGAGCAATTGGATCTATTTCATATTACGACTGTACGAATCGAAAAAAGAAATTTTCGACGAACTATCTCGTTAATCGGAGAAGTCGCGCCCGTCCCGGACCGGATAATCGAAGTCCCAGCCAGAGTTGCCGGTCGCATAGTAACCGTTAAATTCGTGGAGGGATCGCAAGTTTCCAAAGGACAACTATTAGCCGTTTTGGACTCGCCGGATTTAGCTAGACTTCGATCCGCATATAATTCCGCTAAGACTCGGCATTCCGCCGCTTCTCAAAACGTGGATCGGGTTCGCAATTTAGTCTCGATGAAGCTTGCCGCAAAGCAGGAGGAAATCGATGCGGAGGCGAATCTGAAAGTTATTGCCGCCGATTTAAAAGCTTCGGAGGAAAATCTCCGTGCAAACGGACTAGAGCCGGGCGAAGAGACGACCGGTAAATACTACATCCACTCTCCTATTGCCGGGATCGTTTTGAACAGAAACGCGTTACCGGGCGCAATGGTTCCGGGAACTCAGAATTTAGCGACGATTGGGAATATCTCCGAGCTTTGGTTCATGGCAAAGATCTTTGAGGCGGATTTAGGCAAGGTAACGGAAGGCGATAAGGCGGATGTCGTTCTCAACTCTTATCCTGATCTGTTATTCGAAGGCGTTTTGGAACATATTGGAGAACAAGTGGATATCGCTTCGCGAACCGTTCACGCCAGATTAGTTTTTAAGAATAAGGGCAGAAAGGCGAAGATCGGCCTCTTCGGAACGGCGAAAGTCGTAACTGATACGGGAAGCGGGATTTTGGTTCCGGAAAGTTCTATATTCAAAATAAGTAATTCAGATTACGTGTTTATAAGAAAAGATTCCGATACTTATATTCCGAAAATCGTAAGAGTAGCCAATTCGGAAGACGGAATGGTTGAGATTCTGAACGGTCTTGACCCGGGAGAAGAAGTCGTGACTCAAGGAGTCTTCGAATTGAAATCTCTTCTTCTAAAATCATCGTTCGGCGAGGAGGGATAA
- a CDS encoding TolC family protein yields MRILILWLLCVVMPGSAYSQAASQPGSPSCAGIMDLRRITICVLEASPEYRSEQLKLKEISGRKLVASYLFPSNPVASAYLAHRKGTPSEGGPLGTGPAPVATNYQTLVTQEIYVGGKREKAQQVADEEYKVQAGRLEAVRRNMLSRTISSALRYSGFKREFDGTKQLYEVAKDLRDLSAARANEGVAPAMDVDVARAEELRLWKLLKQAERKMDSAKGELLILLNLNPDANLELEITGIALKELPNDIVSLVKIALANRPEIGVSEGEIILAARRLEQTKLQRIPNLTIGGFIQSDGFNEKVAGAQVSLPLTLWRTYEGEIRSASSVKEQAQENARLQERNVRLEIVHAVSSYLALRTEIEQYDASYLRDLDKDLDLLREALRTGRIKVVDALNSQRILTGAKLNFILSRTEYALAQVELVRAIGLSFEDNIQEIK; encoded by the coding sequence ATGCGCATACTTATTTTATGGCTTCTCTGTGTCGTCATGCCGGGAAGCGCTTATTCACAGGCGGCTTCACAACCTGGCAGTCCGTCCTGTGCAGGTATAATGGATTTGCGACGCATTACGATTTGCGTCTTAGAAGCGAGTCCCGAATATCGATCCGAACAATTGAAGCTGAAAGAAATTTCCGGACGAAAGCTGGTCGCTTCTTATTTATTCCCATCCAATCCGGTTGCCAGCGCCTATCTTGCCCATCGGAAAGGAACTCCGTCCGAGGGAGGTCCTCTCGGAACCGGACCTGCACCGGTCGCGACGAATTACCAAACTTTGGTGACTCAAGAAATCTATGTCGGCGGTAAAAGAGAAAAGGCTCAACAGGTCGCGGATGAGGAGTATAAAGTGCAGGCGGGCAGGTTGGAAGCCGTACGAAGGAATATGCTTTCACGTACTATTTCGTCCGCTTTAAGATACTCCGGCTTCAAGAGAGAATTCGACGGAACAAAACAACTTTATGAAGTTGCAAAGGATCTACGCGATCTTTCCGCCGCGAGAGCAAACGAGGGAGTCGCCCCCGCGATGGATGTGGATGTCGCAAGAGCGGAGGAGCTCCGTCTATGGAAACTGCTCAAACAAGCGGAAAGAAAAATGGATTCGGCCAAGGGGGAACTTTTAATCCTGCTGAATTTGAATCCCGATGCCAACCTTGAATTAGAGATCACCGGTATCGCGTTGAAAGAATTGCCGAACGATATCGTTAGCTTGGTGAAAATCGCTCTCGCAAATCGGCCCGAGATCGGAGTTTCCGAAGGTGAAATCATTTTAGCCGCCAGACGTTTGGAGCAAACGAAACTGCAAAGAATTCCTAATCTAACGATCGGAGGATTCATCCAGTCGGACGGTTTCAACGAAAAAGTCGCGGGGGCGCAAGTGAGTCTGCCGCTGACTCTTTGGAGAACCTACGAAGGAGAGATTCGAAGCGCTTCTTCCGTGAAGGAACAGGCTCAGGAAAACGCAAGGCTCCAAGAAAGGAACGTTAGGCTGGAAATCGTTCACGCGGTATCTTCCTACTTGGCGCTCAGAACGGAAATAGAACAGTACGATGCGAGTTATTTACGGGATCTTGATAAAGACCTGGACCTCTTGAGGGAGGCTCTTCGTACGGGAAGAATCAAAGTGGTCGATGCTTTAAATTCTCAAAGAATTTTGACCGGTGCAAAGTTGAACTTTATCCTTTCTCGAACCGAATACGCTCTTGCGCAAGTTGAATTGGTCCGTGCGATCGGACTTTCATTCGAGGATAATATCCAGGAAATCAAATAA
- a CDS encoding winged helix DNA-binding domain-containing protein — MNISMYRLYQQEISGTRFKKAEEVTAWMGALQAQDRPQAKLAIRLRGEGIRDADVETAILKKKIVRTWSLRGTLHFLSAADIHWIVSLLGPKIVAGLAGQHRKLELDLSTFNKSNTILSKILRNGEQLTRKELFEEFEKKGISVEGIRGAHLLYQAALTGLICQGPMKGRQETFVLLQEWIPKRKGLDREEALSALAKRYFTGHGPATIQDFIWWAGLTLNEGKIGLASVQSELSKVRINDKDYWSPSFEYTNNIINRRIYLLPGFDEFLLGYEDRSFCVPSQFNSRVVSNNGFFYPIILLDGQAIGTWKRIMKKDSNSIETNLFFPLDKPLTRILRSEIERYRDFYF, encoded by the coding sequence ATGAATATTTCCATGTATCGACTTTATCAGCAGGAGATCTCCGGGACGAGATTCAAAAAGGCGGAGGAGGTGACTGCCTGGATGGGAGCATTGCAGGCGCAAGATCGTCCGCAGGCGAAATTGGCAATCCGTCTAAGAGGAGAGGGAATTCGGGACGCCGACGTAGAGACCGCAATTTTAAAAAAGAAAATCGTTAGAACGTGGTCTCTGCGAGGAACATTGCATTTTCTTTCCGCCGCCGATATTCATTGGATCGTATCTCTCTTGGGGCCTAAAATAGTGGCCGGTTTGGCGGGTCAACATAGAAAACTCGAACTGGATTTATCTACTTTTAATAAATCTAATACGATTTTATCTAAGATTTTGCGGAACGGAGAGCAGTTGACTCGTAAGGAGTTATTCGAGGAATTCGAGAAAAAAGGGATTTCGGTGGAAGGGATTCGCGGAGCGCATTTATTATACCAAGCCGCATTGACCGGTCTAATTTGCCAGGGCCCGATGAAGGGAAGACAGGAGACGTTCGTCTTGCTCCAGGAATGGATTCCAAAACGAAAAGGTCTGGATCGCGAAGAGGCATTGAGCGCATTAGCGAAGCGATATTTTACCGGCCATGGTCCGGCTACGATCCAGGATTTTATCTGGTGGGCCGGACTAACTTTGAATGAAGGCAAGATAGGTCTCGCCTCGGTTCAATCCGAACTTTCTAAAGTTAGAATTAATGATAAGGATTATTGGTCTCCTTCGTTTGAATATACTAATAATATAATAAATCGAAGAATTTACCTTCTCCCGGGCTTCGACGAATTTCTTTTGGGTTACGAAGATAGAAGTTTTTGTGTCCCATCGCAATTCAACTCGCGTGTCGTCTCCAACAACGGCTTTTTCTATCCCATAATATTGCTGGATGGACAAGCGATTGGAACCTGGAAGCGCATCATGAAAAAGGATTCGAATTCGATCGAAACGAATCTTTTCTTTCCTCTCGATAAACCCCTAACCCGGATTCTGAGGAGTGAAATTGAAAGATATCGGGATTTCTATTTTTGA